Proteins from a single region of Noviherbaspirillum saxi:
- a CDS encoding ABC transporter permease has translation MKLRLPLVPTLIALAILAALFVFLILPVGTVVLSAFGTDGHFTLHHFVSFFEQSLLRESFANSVIVSVLSVFFASMIAIPLAYFTVRFDFRGSILIQTLGVLPLIMPPFVGAVALQLIFGENGSINLLLSEWFGFKIPVMEGLTAVVFVESIHYFPFVLMNLTVSLRNIDGAMEESALNLGSRGFRLFRRVIFPLAMPGFVAGAALVFVKVFDDLGTPLVLGTTNMLAPQAYLRITSVGLDDPLGYVISFIMIGFSIGALWLSALVLKGKDYSTTQKGGNSIQRRKLTTAQAFVAYGWIGVVLLVVLSPHIGILLLSLASVWSFSVVPDAYTLQHYASVASNAGGMVSNTLLYCGLAALIDVVLGTAIAYLILRTKLPGRQWLDYLASAAMAIPGVVLAIGYLRLFKDVTIPFTDTLFTQTWVLIMIAYAVRRLPYALRSCMAALQQVNISLEEAAESLGATKASAIRRIVVPLMAGGILAGFVTSFITAAVELSATILLTTSESQAPMSYGIYLYMQSVAGRGPGAAMGVLAVLIVALGTYASHVFVERTSALTRSRQVDEDEPPAQLETETKNVRPAAFAGVIGTNEAKVTS, from the coding sequence ATGAAACTTCGATTACCTTTAGTGCCAACTTTAATAGCGCTCGCCATACTGGCGGCACTGTTCGTGTTCCTGATCCTTCCGGTCGGAACCGTGGTGCTGTCCGCGTTCGGTACGGACGGGCATTTCACACTTCATCACTTCGTGTCGTTCTTTGAACAGTCATTGTTGAGAGAATCGTTTGCAAACAGCGTCATCGTCTCCGTGCTATCGGTGTTTTTCGCGTCGATGATCGCGATACCGCTCGCCTATTTCACGGTGCGCTTTGACTTCCGTGGATCGATATTGATCCAGACGCTTGGCGTATTACCTCTGATTATGCCGCCCTTCGTTGGCGCCGTTGCGCTGCAACTGATTTTTGGCGAGAACGGCAGCATCAACCTGTTGTTGAGCGAATGGTTCGGTTTCAAGATTCCTGTGATGGAAGGGCTGACGGCCGTCGTGTTCGTTGAGAGCATCCATTACTTCCCCTTCGTTTTGATGAACTTGACGGTATCGTTAAGGAATATTGACGGCGCGATGGAAGAAAGCGCGCTCAATCTCGGATCCAGAGGTTTTCGTCTGTTCCGCCGTGTGATATTCCCGCTCGCAATGCCTGGATTCGTCGCTGGTGCGGCCCTGGTGTTCGTCAAGGTATTCGACGACCTTGGTACGCCGCTGGTGCTTGGAACGACCAATATGCTCGCTCCCCAGGCTTACCTGCGTATTACATCGGTCGGCCTTGATGATCCGCTGGGCTATGTCATCTCGTTCATCATGATCGGCTTTTCGATCGGTGCGCTTTGGCTTTCCGCCCTCGTATTGAAAGGCAAGGATTACTCGACCACTCAAAAAGGCGGCAACTCGATCCAGCGACGCAAGCTCACAACGGCACAGGCCTTCGTCGCCTATGGCTGGATCGGCGTCGTTCTGCTCGTGGTCCTGTCGCCGCATATCGGCATCCTGCTTCTGTCGCTTGCCAGCGTCTGGAGCTTCTCCGTGGTGCCTGATGCCTATACCCTGCAGCACTATGCATCCGTAGCGTCCAATGCCGGTGGAATGGTAAGCAACACCCTGCTGTACTGTGGCTTGGCCGCGCTGATCGACGTCGTGCTGGGAACCGCGATCGCCTACCTGATCCTGCGCACCAAGCTGCCTGGCCGCCAATGGCTTGATTACCTGGCCAGTGCCGCAATGGCGATCCCTGGCGTGGTGCTCGCAATTGGCTATCTGCGTCTGTTCAAGGACGTCACGATACCGTTCACCGACACGCTCTTTACACAGACCTGGGTCCTGATCATGATTGCCTACGCGGTTCGCCGGTTGCCATACGCGCTCCGGTCCTGCATGGCAGCGCTGCAACAGGTCAACATCAGTCTGGAAGAGGCCGCGGAAAGCCTGGGTGCCACCAAGGCCAGCGCGATCCGGCGCATTGTCGTGCCGCTGATGGCCGGCGGCATCCTTGCCGGCTTCGTAACCAGCTTCATTACCGCTGCGGTAGAGCTGTCGGCCACCATTCTGCTGACTACTTCGGAGTCGCAAGCGCCGATGAGCTATGGCATCTATCTGTACATGCAAAGTGTCGCCGGCCGCGGACCGGGAGCGGCAATGGGCGTTCTCGCAGTGCTCATCGTTGCGCTGGGTACCTATGCCTCTCATGTCTTCGTCGAAAGGACATCGGCGCTCACCAGATCCAGGCAGGTCGATGAGGACGAACCGCCGGCACAGTTAGAGACAGAAACCAAGAACGTACGTCCGGCAGCGTTTGCCGGTGTAATCGGAACCAACGAAGCAAAGGTGACATCATGA
- a CDS encoding ABC transporter substrate-binding protein — protein MEFTFKRALIVSLLSAAFANASAAPITIITSFPKEITDTYKKAFEQKYPDIKVEVLNKNTTASLAFIKEASAGQRADIFWASAPDAFEVLSREKLLSKAGDIKNSAAPEKIGNYPMNDPDGLYYGQALSGYGLMWNTRYLKANKLPAPAEWSDLTKGIYFGHVAVSAPSRSGTTHLTVETMLQGEGWDKGWMQLIEIAGNCKAITERSFGVPDGVNSGQFGIGMVIDFFGLAGKYSGFPVEFAYPTVTSVVPASIGLINGAKNPTDASKFMAFSLSNEGQALLLDPKISRMPIVSYDKLQGKVPAGYPNIFDVAKKSKVQFNSDLAQVRYHVVTSMFDQTITFRHKELQATTKAIHEAEQKLAAKPNPQAAELIKQARELAYSPVVDEALLKKPAFLDLFSKSVSKKGMGEFADKQLANLEDQWNSKAKANYAKALELAQQASAAIK, from the coding sequence ATGGAATTTACATTCAAACGCGCTTTAATCGTTTCGTTATTGTCCGCAGCCTTTGCCAATGCCAGCGCGGCGCCGATTACCATCATTACCTCCTTCCCGAAAGAGATCACCGACACTTACAAGAAAGCGTTCGAACAAAAGTATCCGGACATTAAAGTCGAGGTCTTGAACAAGAATACGACTGCCTCGCTGGCCTTCATCAAGGAAGCATCGGCTGGGCAGCGCGCCGATATCTTCTGGGCTTCGGCACCGGATGCATTTGAAGTCCTGTCACGTGAAAAGCTGCTGTCCAAGGCAGGGGACATCAAGAATAGCGCCGCACCGGAAAAGATTGGCAATTATCCGATGAACGATCCGGACGGACTGTATTATGGCCAGGCATTGTCGGGATATGGTTTGATGTGGAATACCCGTTACCTGAAGGCGAACAAGTTGCCGGCTCCGGCAGAATGGAGCGATCTGACCAAGGGCATCTACTTCGGTCACGTTGCAGTGAGTGCCCCGTCGCGCTCCGGCACGACACACTTGACCGTCGAAACCATGCTGCAGGGAGAGGGCTGGGACAAGGGATGGATGCAGCTGATCGAAATTGCCGGCAACTGCAAAGCGATTACCGAAAGGTCGTTTGGCGTGCCTGATGGCGTCAACAGCGGACAATTCGGTATCGGCATGGTCATCGACTTTTTCGGTCTGGCCGGTAAATACAGCGGCTTCCCGGTTGAGTTCGCCTATCCAACAGTGACCTCAGTCGTACCTGCCAGCATCGGGTTGATCAACGGTGCGAAAAACCCGACCGATGCAAGCAAGTTCATGGCCTTTTCCCTGTCCAATGAAGGACAGGCATTACTGCTCGACCCGAAGATCTCGCGTATGCCTATCGTCTCTTACGATAAGTTGCAAGGCAAGGTGCCTGCCGGTTATCCCAATATCTTCGACGTTGCAAAGAAATCGAAGGTGCAGTTCAACTCAGATCTTGCACAAGTTCGTTATCACGTAGTGACTTCGATGTTTGACCAGACGATCACTTTCCGTCACAAAGAGTTGCAGGCGACCACCAAGGCAATTCACGAGGCAGAACAGAAACTGGCCGCCAAGCCGAATCCGCAGGCGGCGGAACTGATCAAGCAGGCGCGCGAGTTGGCCTACAGTCCGGTAGTTGACGAAGCCTTGCTCAAGAAGCCGGCATTCCTCGACCTGTTCTCCAAGAGCGTCTCGAAGAAGGGCATGGGCGAATTCGCCGACAAGCAGCTTGCGAACCTCGAAGATCAGTGGAACTCCAAAGCCAAGGCAAATTACGCCAAGGCTCTTGAGCTAGCCCAGCAGGCAAGCGCCGCGATTAAATAA
- the eno gene encoding phosphopyruvate hydratase: MSAIVDIIGREVIDSRGNPTVECDVLLESGVMGRAAVPSGASTGSREAIELRDGDKSRYLGKGVLKACENINTEISEAIMGLDANEQAFLDRTLIDLDGTDNKARLGANATLAVSMAVAKAAAEESGLPLYRYFGGSAAMQMPVPMMNVINGGAHADNNLDLQEFMIIPVGAPSFREAIRYGAEVFHTLKKILHDKKLTTAVGDEGGFAPSVDNHEAAIKLILQAIEQAGYEPGTQIALGLDCAASEFYKDGKYQLHGEGLSLSSADFTNLLATWCDKYPIISIEDGMAENDWEGWATLTNALGKKVQLVGDDLFVTNTKILREGIQKNIANSILIKINQIGTLTETFAAIEMAKRAGYTAVISHRSGETEDATIADIAVGTNALQIKTGSMSRSDRMAKYNQLLRIEEDLGNIASYPGRSAFYNLR; the protein is encoded by the coding sequence ATGAGTGCCATCGTAGACATCATCGGCCGCGAAGTGATCGATTCGCGCGGCAACCCCACTGTGGAATGCGACGTCTTGCTGGAGTCCGGCGTCATGGGCCGCGCCGCGGTACCGTCGGGCGCTTCCACCGGTTCGCGCGAAGCGATCGAACTGCGCGACGGCGACAAGAGCCGCTATCTGGGCAAGGGCGTGCTCAAGGCCTGCGAGAACATCAATACCGAAATCTCCGAAGCCATCATGGGCCTGGATGCCAATGAGCAGGCCTTCCTCGACCGCACCCTGATCGATCTGGACGGCACTGACAACAAGGCCCGCCTCGGTGCCAACGCCACGCTGGCTGTTTCCATGGCTGTCGCAAAGGCCGCCGCCGAAGAATCCGGCTTGCCGCTGTACCGCTATTTCGGCGGTTCGGCCGCGATGCAAATGCCGGTGCCGATGATGAACGTCATCAATGGCGGCGCCCATGCCGACAACAATCTCGACTTGCAAGAGTTCATGATCATCCCGGTAGGCGCACCGAGCTTCCGCGAAGCGATCCGTTATGGCGCCGAAGTGTTCCACACGCTGAAGAAGATCCTGCACGACAAGAAGCTGACCACGGCCGTCGGTGACGAAGGCGGTTTCGCGCCCTCGGTCGACAACCATGAAGCCGCGATCAAGCTGATTTTGCAAGCCATTGAGCAAGCCGGCTACGAGCCGGGCACGCAAATCGCCCTGGGTCTGGATTGCGCCGCCTCTGAGTTTTACAAGGATGGCAAGTACCAGCTGCATGGCGAAGGGCTGTCGCTGTCGTCGGCCGACTTTACCAACCTCTTGGCGACCTGGTGCGACAAATACCCGATCATTTCGATCGAGGATGGCATGGCGGAAAACGACTGGGAAGGCTGGGCGACCTTGACCAATGCGCTGGGCAAGAAGGTGCAGCTGGTCGGCGACGATTTGTTTGTCACCAATACCAAGATCCTGCGCGAAGGCATCCAAAAGAACATTGCCAATTCCATCCTGATCAAAATCAACCAGATCGGCACCTTGACCGAAACCTTTGCCGCGATCGAGATGGCCAAGCGCGCGGGCTACACCGCAGTGATTTCGCACCGCTCGGGCGAGACCGAGGATGCGACGATTGCCGATATCGCAGTGGGCACCAATGCCTTGCAGATCAAGACGGGTTCGATGTCGCGTTCGGACCGCATGGCCAAGTACAACCAGTTGCTGCGCATCGAAGAAGACCTGGGCAACATCGCGTCATATCCGGGCCGCAGCGCATTCTATAACTTAAGGTAG
- a CDS encoding ABC transporter substrate-binding protein, whose translation MRKILVRTCISALMMFAATAAHSASVSIVTSFPKELTDVYKKAFEEAYPDTTVEFIGKSTGSAVGFVKNIPVGQRPDVFWASAPDVFELMARDHLLEKAPEVRNPAVPPKIGQYPMNDPDGLYYGQALSGYGIMWNKPYLQKNGLPKPAEWEDLTKAAYFGHVAMSSPSRSGTTHLTVETILQGEGWDYGWSQLLKIAGNCATITDRSFDVPDGVNKGKFGVGLVIDFFALSGKFSGNPVDFAYPTKTAVVPASIALVAGAKNPAAGKRFIAFALSRKGQELLLEPKISRIPVLPYGDLFDSVPGLYPNIFGVARRVKVRFDASLAEGRRELVLELFDQTISSLLPELQAVTKIIHEAEQRLDARPNERASLLLKRARQIAYMPVISEPATSPGQQTTKQGKIASEKALPASDRPWQAAARKNYMRAMDITMEAMTLISR comes from the coding sequence ATGAGAAAAATTCTGGTCCGTACCTGTATCAGTGCGTTAATGATGTTTGCCGCAACCGCTGCCCATAGTGCCTCCGTCTCTATCGTTACCTCGTTTCCAAAGGAACTCACCGACGTTTATAAGAAAGCGTTTGAAGAGGCGTATCCGGATACGACAGTGGAATTCATTGGCAAGAGCACCGGAAGTGCTGTGGGCTTTGTCAAGAATATACCGGTTGGACAACGGCCCGACGTGTTCTGGGCCTCCGCGCCGGATGTGTTCGAGCTGATGGCACGAGACCATTTGCTTGAAAAGGCGCCGGAAGTCAGAAACCCCGCCGTGCCGCCCAAAATCGGCCAATATCCGATGAACGATCCGGACGGACTGTATTATGGCCAGGCGCTATCCGGTTACGGGATCATGTGGAACAAACCTTATCTGCAAAAGAATGGCTTGCCGAAACCGGCAGAATGGGAAGATTTAACCAAGGCGGCATATTTCGGCCATGTGGCTATGAGTTCGCCTTCGCGCTCCGGCACAACCCACCTTACCGTAGAAACGATCCTGCAAGGAGAAGGCTGGGATTACGGATGGTCACAGCTCCTGAAGATCGCGGGCAACTGCGCAACCATCACCGATCGTTCTTTCGATGTGCCGGATGGCGTCAATAAAGGAAAATTTGGTGTCGGTTTGGTCATCGATTTTTTTGCACTGTCCGGAAAATTCAGCGGAAATCCAGTCGACTTTGCCTATCCGACGAAGACCGCCGTCGTGCCGGCAAGTATCGCCCTGGTCGCCGGCGCAAAGAATCCGGCTGCGGGTAAACGCTTTATTGCGTTTGCGCTGTCCAGAAAAGGCCAGGAACTGTTGCTGGAGCCGAAAATCTCCAGAATCCCTGTCCTGCCCTATGGGGATCTTTTCGATAGCGTGCCAGGCCTCTATCCCAATATCTTTGGCGTGGCAAGACGTGTCAAGGTGCGCTTCGATGCCAGCCTTGCCGAGGGCCGGCGCGAATTGGTATTGGAGTTGTTCGATCAAACCATTTCCTCGCTATTGCCTGAACTGCAAGCAGTAACGAAAATAATTCACGAAGCCGAACAACGGCTCGACGCGCGGCCCAATGAGCGCGCCTCCTTGCTTTTAAAACGGGCGCGCCAAATTGCCTACATGCCGGTTATCAGCGAACCGGCAACGAGCCCCGGGCAGCAAACGACGAAGCAGGGAAAGATCGCCTCCGAGAAGGCGCTGCCGGCAAGCGACCGCCCATGGCAAGCAGCGGCAAGAAAAAATTATATGCGGGCGATGGATATAACCATGGAGGCCATGACACTCATAAGTCGTTAA
- a CDS encoding ABC transporter ATP-binding protein produces the protein MKQLRKIAVECKNIGLSYDGGKTEVLKDINLRIEPGEFFALLGPSGSGKSTLLRLIAGFNQHQRGQLLVDGKDITGVPPHARNIGMVFQSYALWPHMTVWDNVAFGLVERRIDKATIKQKVGAVLDLVGLSQYASRRPNQLSGGQQQRVALARTVVIEPQVLLLDEPLSNLDKKLRVQMRQEILSLQRKLGITTVFVTHDQEEAMTTADRMAVMDKGIVQQLGTPAALFDYPCNPFVANFVGTTNLISGEIDDLTGDMLRFRTPGIGEIRLPKHPDARAGKIAISFRPHTIRMTVGDAIRDGAYVWLNGSIEHVEFLGEFTRYRVRVGEAVVTADQSHFSGMAPFPPSAPVRLGIETSQIRYLPL, from the coding sequence ATGAAGCAACTCAGAAAGATCGCGGTCGAATGCAAAAATATCGGCCTGTCGTATGACGGTGGCAAAACCGAAGTTCTCAAAGATATCAACCTGCGTATCGAACCCGGTGAATTCTTTGCCTTGCTCGGCCCGTCGGGATCGGGTAAATCGACTCTGCTGCGCCTGATTGCCGGCTTCAATCAGCATCAACGCGGGCAATTGCTGGTGGACGGCAAGGACATCACCGGCGTGCCGCCACATGCGCGCAATATCGGCATGGTTTTTCAAAGCTATGCGCTATGGCCTCACATGACCGTGTGGGACAACGTTGCCTTCGGCCTGGTGGAGCGGCGGATCGACAAAGCCACCATCAAACAAAAAGTGGGCGCCGTTCTTGATCTGGTCGGCCTGTCGCAATATGCCTCCCGGCGCCCGAATCAGCTATCCGGCGGCCAGCAGCAACGCGTGGCCTTGGCGCGCACCGTGGTGATCGAACCCCAGGTGCTTCTGCTCGATGAGCCCTTGTCCAATCTGGACAAGAAACTTCGTGTGCAGATGCGGCAGGAAATCCTTTCGCTTCAGCGCAAGCTTGGCATTACGACGGTATTCGTCACCCATGACCAGGAAGAAGCGATGACTACCGCGGATCGCATGGCCGTGATGGATAAAGGTATCGTGCAGCAGTTGGGCACACCGGCCGCCCTGTTTGATTATCCTTGCAATCCGTTTGTCGCCAATTTTGTTGGTACCACCAACCTGATAAGCGGCGAGATCGATGATCTGACCGGCGACATGTTGCGTTTTCGTACGCCGGGCATTGGGGAGATCAGACTCCCCAAACATCCGGATGCGCGCGCAGGAAAAATCGCCATCAGCTTCAGGCCGCATACTATTCGCATGACGGTCGGCGACGCCATTCGTGATGGTGCCTATGTGTGGCTCAACGGATCGATAGAACACGTTGAGTTTCTCGGCGAATTTACCCGGTATCGGGTACGTGTCGGCGAGGCGGTTGTAACCGCCGACCAGTCTCACTTTTCCGGGATGGCGCCATTTCCGCCGTCGGCGCCGGTGCGACTCGGGATCGAGACCTCGCAGATCCGCTATCTGCCATTGTGA
- the pyk gene encoding pyruvate kinase, producing MRRQRNLKIIATLGPSSATSQDVRKLFEAGADVFRIDMAHGGREDHRELCSAVRLVEHEIGRPLGLLMDLQGPKLRIGGFRQSGVELVTGQRFCFDQSPALGDHTRVCLPYPAIHSVLSEGDVLHLEHGRILLRVESVADNTVYSRVLTGGLVEDGREIKIPNVRLPMSSLTDKDIDDLAFGLSVGVDWVALSLVQDENDIAALRQQIGEAGKTRIIAKIERSEALQNLEKIVAAADAAMIVRDALSIELAMEEVPVTQRRIVRECLAQGKPVLAMTQMLESMVHHPTPAAAEANHVASAVYDGMDAIVLSSETAHGKYPADAVAVINRVAQRVEQDTAYAQQVHGNYSLPEKVGSTEAISAAVRGTAELLPLCFTAAYTLSGSTCLAVARVRPRSPILGLSPLIETARMLSLVWGVYPVHTADAPSVERMLDDVYQAAQKAGFTQPERPFVIVAGMPFGTPGSTNLMRIAWT from the coding sequence ATGCGTAGACAACGCAATCTGAAAATCATCGCGACACTTGGCCCGTCATCGGCCACATCTCAGGATGTGCGCAAGCTGTTCGAAGCAGGCGCCGATGTGTTCCGGATCGATATGGCACATGGCGGCCGCGAAGACCACCGCGAATTATGCAGCGCTGTCCGTCTGGTCGAACATGAAATCGGACGGCCGCTCGGATTGCTGATGGACTTGCAGGGTCCTAAGCTACGTATCGGCGGCTTTCGCCAGTCCGGTGTTGAACTGGTGACCGGGCAGCGATTCTGTTTCGACCAGTCGCCGGCCTTAGGCGACCATACCCGGGTCTGCCTGCCGTATCCCGCGATCCATTCGGTTCTCTCTGAAGGTGATGTCTTGCATCTCGAGCACGGCAGAATCCTGCTGCGCGTCGAATCAGTTGCAGACAATACCGTTTATTCCCGTGTCTTGACAGGAGGACTCGTCGAAGACGGGCGAGAGATCAAGATACCGAATGTGCGCTTGCCCATGTCTTCATTGACCGACAAGGATATCGATGACTTGGCTTTCGGGTTATCGGTTGGTGTCGACTGGGTCGCGCTATCGCTTGTGCAGGATGAGAACGATATCGCCGCGCTTCGGCAGCAGATCGGCGAGGCCGGGAAAACCCGCATTATCGCCAAGATCGAACGGAGCGAGGCTTTGCAAAACCTGGAAAAGATTGTCGCTGCGGCAGACGCCGCGATGATTGTACGTGATGCGCTCTCTATCGAACTCGCCATGGAAGAGGTGCCCGTTACCCAGCGTCGGATTGTGCGTGAGTGCCTTGCTCAGGGAAAGCCGGTACTCGCCATGACGCAAATGCTGGAATCGATGGTACATCATCCCACGCCGGCAGCCGCCGAAGCCAATCATGTCGCCAGCGCGGTTTATGATGGCATGGACGCCATTGTTCTATCGTCCGAAACCGCTCATGGCAAGTATCCTGCAGATGCGGTTGCTGTAATCAATCGCGTCGCCCAGCGGGTAGAACAAGATACCGCCTATGCACAGCAAGTGCATGGCAATTATTCCTTACCGGAGAAAGTCGGTTCGACCGAAGCGATCAGTGCTGCCGTACGTGGCACGGCCGAACTGTTGCCTCTATGTTTCACAGCGGCATACACGCTGTCCGGCTCGACTTGCCTTGCCGTGGCCAGGGTAAGGCCGCGCTCGCCGATACTGGGATTGTCCCCGCTGATTGAAACGGCAAGAATGCTATCGCTGGTCTGGGGCGTGTATCCGGTGCATACCGCCGATGCCCCCAGCGTTGAACGCATGCTTGACGATGTCTATCAGGCCGCCCAGAAAGCAGGTTTTACCCAGCCGGAAAGGCCGTTCGTTATCGTGGCCGGCATGCCGTTCGGCACCCCAGGGTCGACCAATCTGATGCGCATAGCTTGGACATAA
- a CDS encoding LysR family transcriptional regulator, which produces MEIYQLRTFITVAKLGHITKAADALHVTQPAVTGHVKALEQELGITLFDRGHGRISLTKAGEMLLPEVEKTLSAFNATLAKAKELKGEITGRVLIGTLGDPDFLRLGSFLNGLLSALPLLEIKTRSALAVANLDAVASGEIAAGFYIGTAQSPDVASLALRGVRYRVVAPMSYAERLPACGWGEIAAMPWIGAPEKSHIHQLLVSMFGRQGLRPNIVMETDELTSPHSLVRAGLGLSLMREDLALITAEKGEVAIWSHASADTQLSLLYRVDAEFDPVVVGMLSILRDTWGSSINN; this is translated from the coding sequence ATGGAAATTTATCAGCTACGCACCTTTATCACCGTTGCCAAGCTTGGCCATATCACCAAGGCGGCAGACGCGCTGCATGTGACCCAGCCGGCAGTGACCGGCCATGTCAAGGCGCTCGAACAGGAATTGGGTATTACTTTGTTCGACCGTGGGCACGGCCGCATCTCGCTCACCAAAGCCGGTGAAATGCTGCTGCCCGAGGTAGAAAAGACCTTGAGCGCATTCAATGCCACGCTGGCAAAGGCAAAAGAATTAAAGGGAGAAATTACCGGACGTGTACTGATCGGAACATTGGGAGATCCGGATTTTCTCAGGCTCGGCAGTTTCCTGAACGGTCTACTGTCGGCACTGCCGCTCCTCGAAATCAAAACGCGGTCTGCCCTGGCCGTCGCCAATCTCGATGCGGTGGCGTCGGGCGAAATTGCAGCAGGGTTTTATATCGGAACGGCGCAGAGTCCGGATGTAGCCAGTCTCGCATTGCGCGGAGTGCGATACCGCGTAGTGGCGCCAATGAGCTATGCGGAACGCCTGCCGGCATGCGGCTGGGGTGAAATTGCCGCGATGCCATGGATCGGTGCGCCTGAAAAGAGCCATATCCATCAATTACTCGTGTCCATGTTTGGACGGCAAGGGTTGCGCCCAAACATCGTGATGGAAACAGACGAATTGACGTCCCCGCACAGCCTGGTTCGTGCTGGTCTCGGCCTATCCCTTATGCGGGAAGACCTTGCACTGATCACCGCCGAAAAGGGAGAAGTGGCGATCTGGAGCCACGCCTCCGCCGATACCCAGCTATCCCTGCTTTACCGTGTGGATGCCGAGTTCGATCCGGTTGTGGTGGGGATGCTCTCGATACTGCGGGATACCTGGGGAAGCAGCATCAACAATTAG